GAACATCATTCCAGACTTATATTATCAGTAAAATTACGAAATTTATTACGCTTAAGAAAATCTAAACTTTGGCTAAATCTTGCTGTATCCTCTCGCCTGCGCGGACTAACATAAAATTAAGGTTTTCAACCCGCGTAGGTGGGTTTCGCCTGTGTAGCCGCGACTTATAGTCGCCTGGTGCAAGATATGAATTTATAGCCTTCCCTAATATACACTCATAACAGCCCATAACAAAATTTTTATAACATAATGCAAGTTAAAGCAGCAGTTGCTTACGGCGCGGGTAAGCCGTTAACTATTGAAACCGTGGAACTATCGCCACCACGAGCCGGGGAAGTTTTAATTGAGATTAAAGCCTCTGGGGTTTGCCATACCGATGCTTACACCCTTTCCGGTAATGATCCTGAAGGTTTATTTCCCGCAATTTTGGGACATGAAGGCGCGGGTGTGGTGGTAGAAGTTGGTGCTGGTGTCACAAGCCTCAAACCAGGAGATCATGTCATTCCCCTATATACCCCAGAATGCCGACAGTGTGAATATTGTCTAAGCATGAAAACTAATCTTTGTCAAGCAATTCGCGTTACCCAAGGGCGCGGTGTCATGCCTGATGGTACGAGTCGCTTTAGTATTGGTGGAGAAATGCTACATCATTATATGGGAACATCTACCTTTGCTAATTACACAGTTTTACCAGAAATCGCCGTCGCCAAAATTCGCCCAGATGCTCCCTTTGATAAAGTTTGTTATATTGGCTGCGGTGTAACTACTGGTGTGGGTGCTGTAATTAATACAGCAAAACTGGAAGCAGGCGCAAATGTTGTAGTTTTCGGCTTAGGCGGTATTGGCTTAAATGTCATCCAAGGGGCGCGGATGGTAGGAGCAAATAT
The window above is part of the Nodularia spumigena CCY9414 genome. Proteins encoded here:
- a CDS encoding S-(hydroxymethyl)glutathione dehydrogenase/class III alcohol dehydrogenase; amino-acid sequence: MQVKAAVAYGAGKPLTIETVELSPPRAGEVLIEIKASGVCHTDAYTLSGNDPEGLFPAILGHEGAGVVVEVGAGVTSLKPGDHVIPLYTPECRQCEYCLSMKTNLCQAIRVTQGRGVMPDGTSRFSIGGEMLHHYMGTSTFANYTVLPEIAVAKIRPDAPFDKVCYIGCGVTTGVGAVINTAKLEAGANVVVFGLGGIGLNVIQGARMVGANMIVGVDINPSKRPLAEKFGMTHFVNPQEVEGDLVPYLVDLTKGGADYTFECIGNVNVMRQALECCHKGWGVSVVIGVAGAGQEIRTRPFQLVTGRVWKGSAFGGARGRTDVPKIVDWYMDGKINIDDLITHVMPIEEINTAFDLMHKGESIRSVVTF